A single region of the Anabaena sphaerica FACHB-251 genome encodes:
- a CDS encoding S1 RNA-binding domain-containing protein — protein MNSESKLSQTANSSFSMDDFAKALEKHDYQFQKGQVVHGKVFQLDHDGAYVDIGGKSSAFLPRDEASLRAVTDLSAVLPMNEELEFLIIRDQDAEGQVTLSRKQLEIQHNWERLLEMQENSQTVQVRVMGVNKGGVTVDVLSLRGFIPRSHLTERDNLEALKGQNLTAGFLEVNRNTSKLILSQRLASRSSNFSLLEVGQLVEGKVTGIKPFGVFVDLDGVSALLHIKQVSQKFIDSLEKVFQIGQQIKAVIIDLDEGKGRVAISTRVLENYPGEVVENMAEVMSSAEARANRAANKAAE, from the coding sequence ATGAATTCCGAATCAAAACTTTCTCAAACAGCCAACTCGTCTTTTTCAATGGACGATTTTGCCAAAGCACTGGAAAAACACGACTACCAATTTCAAAAGGGACAAGTCGTACATGGTAAGGTGTTTCAACTTGACCATGATGGCGCTTATGTTGATATTGGTGGCAAGTCGTCTGCTTTTCTTCCCCGCGATGAGGCTTCATTGAGAGCAGTAACTGATTTATCGGCAGTGCTACCGATGAATGAGGAACTAGAGTTTTTGATTATCCGGGATCAGGATGCGGAAGGTCAAGTTACCCTTTCTCGCAAGCAGTTGGAAATTCAGCACAATTGGGAGAGACTGCTAGAAATGCAGGAAAATTCCCAGACTGTACAAGTGCGGGTAATGGGTGTGAACAAAGGTGGTGTCACTGTGGATGTTCTCTCTTTACGGGGATTTATTCCGCGATCGCACCTGACCGAGCGTGATAACCTAGAAGCACTCAAAGGTCAAAATCTCACCGCTGGCTTTTTAGAAGTTAATCGCAACACTAGCAAACTCATCCTTTCCCAACGTTTAGCCTCTCGTTCCAGTAACTTCAGTTTATTAGAAGTCGGTCAGTTGGTAGAAGGAAAAGTCACAGGTATCAAGCCTTTTGGTGTTTTTGTCGATTTAGATGGTGTTAGCGCCCTACTACACATCAAGCAAGTCAGCCAAAAATTTATTGACTCTTTAGAAAAAGTCTTTCAAATTGGTCAGCAAATTAAAGCTGTGATTATTGACCTAGATGAAGGTAAGGGCCGGGTAGCTATTTCTACCAGAGTTTTGGAAAACTACCCCGGTGAGGTGGTGGAAAATATGGCAGAAGTAATGAGTTCAGCCGAAGCGCGTGCTAACCGTGCGGCAAATAAAGCGGCAGAATAG
- a CDS encoding GntR family transcriptional regulator, with protein MIQFRIQPDSEIPASSQLFNQIRFAIASGQYTPGYKLPSTRALAMQTGLHRNTVSKVYRQLEEEGFVESLAGSGIYVRPQGHEGGSRLQSPILKQYPEAYKVVQKTLDDLLGQGCSLNQARELFLAEVDWRLRCSARVLVVVPSQDMGAGELMVDELEESLEIPVQLVAMEELVAVLDQTTSATLVTSRYFIGEVEAIAAPKAVRVIPLDIHDYGKELNVVKSLPKSSCIGIVSLSPGILRATEVILHGLRGDELLVMTSQPKDAYKLNAIVKRSEIIFCTDLVSYSTAQATMQIVVDDLIRPPKLIRCENYIGSLSINLLKRELGLI; from the coding sequence ATGATTCAATTCCGTATTCAGCCAGATAGCGAAATTCCCGCATCCAGCCAACTATTTAATCAAATTCGCTTTGCGATCGCTTCCGGGCAGTATACACCCGGATACAAATTGCCCAGCACACGGGCTTTAGCAATGCAAACTGGTTTACATCGCAATACTGTTAGCAAAGTTTACCGTCAGTTGGAAGAAGAAGGATTTGTCGAAAGTCTGGCAGGTTCAGGAATTTACGTCCGCCCTCAAGGTCATGAAGGTGGTAGTAGGTTACAGTCGCCAATTCTCAAACAATATCCCGAAGCATACAAGGTAGTTCAAAAAACCCTGGATGATTTGCTAGGTCAAGGTTGTTCTCTCAATCAAGCGCGGGAGCTATTTCTAGCAGAAGTTGACTGGCGCTTGCGTTGTAGTGCCAGGGTGCTGGTAGTAGTACCATCTCAAGATATGGGGGCTGGGGAATTAATGGTTGATGAATTGGAAGAATCCCTGGAAATTCCCGTCCAACTAGTAGCAATGGAAGAATTAGTAGCGGTACTAGACCAAACTACCTCGGCCACATTAGTCACTAGTCGCTATTTTATCGGAGAAGTGGAAGCGATCGCTGCACCCAAAGCCGTGCGCGTTATTCCCCTTGATATTCATGACTATGGCAAGGAACTCAATGTGGTTAAAAGCCTTCCTAAATCTAGTTGTATCGGCATAGTCAGTCTTAGCCCTGGTATTCTCCGAGCCACAGAAGTTATCCTTCACGGTTTACGAGGGGATGAACTATTGGTCATGACTTCTCAACCCAAGGATGCTTATAAACTAAACGCCATAGTTAAGCGTTCAGAAATTATATTTTGTACAGATCTGGTCAGTTATTCAACAGCACAAGCAACAATGCAAATAGTTGTAGACGACCTGATTCGTCCACCTAAACTGATTCGCTGTGAAAACTACATTGGTTCTCTATCAATTAATTTACTCAAACGCGAACTCGGTTTAATTTGA
- a CDS encoding FdhF/YdeP family oxidoreductase, with protein sequence MDNSPENKSNSNAGGGLPVIQYWVEKTLSPQGLKLWQTLNHKSACLSCAWGTGGQKGGFVNEAGEYLQRCAKSVEAIAAELQPGIKQEFFQQYNISELQKLTSQECDNLGRLTYPLILRSGSSHYQRISWEEVYQIATSAFSLAPERIASYSSGRSSNEAAYLLQLLVRSLGSNNLADCSDLCHAPSTVGLKKVFGSGTSMVSLENLKHSDCVVLIGSNAPANHPRLMNELIKLRSRGGKVIIINPQIEIGLVKFASPAFPIKSLLTGGSDISSLYLQPIPGSDVALFVGLQKSLVEQNLVKTEYLQSYTKDWQQIIDYANNTSWDNITKTCGLSPEEITATAYIIGKSERVVFAWAMGITQQANGVDNIISIANTALITGNAGKIGAGTMPIRGHSNVQGFGSMGVTVYLREEIKQALSKLLGKTLSETPGYHTRDLIEAAEQGKVDTLFCLGGNLYAANPDLQQAKQALSQIETIFYVSTKPNLGHFHGLGKTQTLILPVFNRFENPHKTTTESGNNFVRLNDEGKSHLQPQNSDLISEIELITEIAHRVHGENSINWRKLQDTVYVRELIAKTIPGYEKIGEIDKTKEEFIIEGRILEEPKFPTFDGKAQMFVTPLPQLVLPDKSDFEFAENQPGIVVILGTGRSYGQHNTVVYRSEDKYRNMPHRHCILMNSLDIKKAGFKEHQRVTVKGDAGELENIEVICGAIREGVAFMFYPEANVLFKAEIDPKSGTPAYKRVPVFVYQ encoded by the coding sequence ATGGATAATTCACCTGAAAATAAATCTAACTCCAACGCAGGGGGTGGTTTACCTGTAATTCAGTATTGGGTAGAAAAAACTCTCTCACCACAGGGGTTAAAATTATGGCAAACTCTCAATCATAAAAGCGCGTGTTTATCCTGTGCTTGGGGTACAGGTGGACAAAAAGGGGGGTTTGTAAATGAAGCGGGGGAATATTTACAACGCTGTGCTAAAAGTGTAGAGGCGATCGCAGCCGAATTGCAACCAGGAATTAAACAAGAGTTTTTCCAACAATATAATATTAGTGAATTACAAAAACTGACATCTCAAGAATGCGACAATTTAGGTAGATTAACATATCCTCTCATTCTCAGATCCGGCTCATCCCATTATCAACGCATTAGCTGGGAAGAAGTTTATCAAATCGCTACATCAGCCTTTAGTTTAGCACCAGAACGCATTGCTAGTTATAGTTCTGGACGTTCATCAAACGAAGCTGCTTATTTATTGCAATTATTAGTGCGATCGCTTGGTAGTAATAATTTAGCAGATTGTTCAGATTTATGTCACGCACCCTCAACCGTCGGCTTAAAAAAAGTTTTCGGTTCAGGCACATCAATGGTAAGTTTAGAGAACCTAAAACACAGTGATTGTGTAGTTTTAATCGGTTCCAACGCACCAGCAAACCATCCGCGATTGATGAACGAATTGATCAAATTGCGGTCAAGAGGCGGTAAAGTAATTATTATTAACCCGCAAATTGAAATAGGCTTAGTTAAATTTGCCTCTCCTGCATTTCCCATCAAATCTTTACTCACAGGTGGTTCAGATATATCGTCTTTATATCTGCAACCAATTCCTGGTAGTGATGTGGCATTATTTGTAGGGTTACAAAAATCCCTAGTTGAACAAAATTTAGTCAAAACAGAGTATCTGCAATCCTACACCAAAGATTGGCAACAAATTATAGATTATGCTAATAATACATCCTGGGATAATATCACTAAAACTTGCGGTTTATCTCCAGAAGAAATCACAGCTACAGCTTATATAATAGGTAAATCAGAGCGTGTAGTTTTTGCTTGGGCTATGGGTATAACCCAACAAGCAAACGGAGTTGACAACATAATTAGTATAGCAAATACCGCCTTAATTACAGGTAACGCTGGTAAAATTGGTGCAGGAACAATGCCCATTCGCGGACATTCAAATGTCCAAGGATTTGGATCAATGGGTGTGACTGTATACTTGCGAGAAGAAATCAAACAAGCACTATCCAAACTATTAGGAAAAACCCTCAGTGAAACACCTGGTTATCATACACGTGATTTAATAGAAGCAGCAGAACAAGGTAAAGTAGATACCCTATTTTGTTTAGGGGGAAATTTGTATGCAGCTAACCCAGATTTACAGCAAGCAAAACAAGCATTATCGCAAATAGAAACTATATTTTATGTATCTACTAAACCGAACTTAGGACATTTTCACGGATTAGGAAAAACGCAAACTTTAATATTACCAGTCTTTAATAGATTTGAAAATCCTCATAAAACCACAACTGAATCAGGTAATAATTTTGTGAGGTTAAATGATGAAGGTAAAAGTCATTTACAACCACAGAATTCTGATTTGATTTCCGAAATAGAATTAATCACAGAAATTGCCCATCGTGTACATGGAGAAAATTCGATAAATTGGCGAAAACTGCAAGATACAGTTTATGTCAGAGAATTAATTGCTAAAACCATTCCTGGTTATGAGAAAATAGGAGAAATTGATAAAACTAAAGAAGAATTTATTATTGAAGGGCGGATTTTAGAAGAACCGAAATTTCCCACATTTGATGGTAAAGCGCAGATGTTTGTTACACCTTTACCGCAATTAGTATTACCTGATAAATCAGATTTTGAGTTTGCAGAAAATCAGCCGGGAATTGTAGTTATATTGGGAACAGGACGCAGTTATGGGCAACATAATACAGTAGTTTATCGCAGTGAAGATAAATATCGAAATATGCCCCATCGTCATTGTATTTTAATGAATAGTTTGGATATTAAAAAAGCAGGATTTAAAGAACATCAACGAGTTACAGTGAAAGGTGACGCGGGAGAATTAGAGAATATTGAAGTTATTTGTGGTGCAATTCGTGAAGGTGTAGCTTTTATGTTTTATCCTGAAGCAAATGTGTTATTTAAAGCAGAGATTGACCCTAAAAGTGGGACACCTGCATATAAAAGAGTTCCGGTTTTTGTTTATCAATAA
- a CDS encoding helix-turn-helix domain-containing protein produces MGLIKLRIREFADEKGWTLKDVSDRSGVAYSSVRAYARAPGLAMVDFTSILKMARALDVMIEDLVEVVEE; encoded by the coding sequence ATGGGGCTGATTAAGCTAAGAATTAGAGAATTTGCTGATGAGAAGGGTTGGACGCTGAAAGATGTCTCTGACCGTTCTGGTGTTGCCTATAGTTCTGTGCGAGCCTATGCAAGAGCGCCAGGACTAGCTATGGTAGACTTTACATCTATATTGAAGATGGCTCGCGCTTTGGATGTAATGATTGAAGACTTGGTGGAAGTAGTAGAAGAGTAA
- a CDS encoding dienelactone hydrolase family protein encodes MTEREIDTTKVNISQDDCQIDAYLAKPTAPGTYPGIVVLQEIFGVNVHIRDVTERIAKLGYVAIAPALFQRQAPGFETGYTPEDIEIGRKYAWSQTTASELLSDIQATINYLKTLPEVKKDGFGCIGFCFGGHVAYLAATLSDIQATACFYGAGITTRTPGGGNPTITGTSEISGTIYAFFGMDDASIPQEQVNEIEAEFKKYHISYRVFRYDGSDHGFFCDRRASYNPKAAADAWQQVQQLFSQLL; translated from the coding sequence ATGACAGAGCGAGAAATAGACACTACAAAAGTTAATATTTCCCAAGATGATTGTCAAATAGATGCTTATCTGGCAAAACCAACAGCACCCGGTACTTACCCCGGAATTGTCGTTTTACAGGAGATCTTTGGGGTTAACGTCCATATTCGAGATGTGACAGAAAGGATTGCTAAACTGGGGTATGTGGCGATCGCTCCTGCACTTTTTCAACGTCAAGCCCCTGGCTTTGAAACCGGTTACACCCCCGAAGATATTGAAATCGGTAGGAAATACGCCTGGTCACAAACCACAGCCTCAGAATTGTTGAGCGATATTCAAGCAACCATAAACTACCTGAAAACCCTGCCCGAAGTCAAAAAAGATGGCTTTGGCTGTATCGGCTTCTGTTTTGGTGGTCATGTAGCCTACTTAGCCGCTACCCTCTCCGATATTCAAGCCACTGCGTGCTTTTATGGTGCTGGGATTACCACCCGCACTCCCGGAGGTGGAAACCCTACTATTACTGGCACCAGCGAGATTTCAGGTACTATTTACGCCTTCTTTGGGATGGATGATGCCAGCATTCCCCAAGAACAGGTTAACGAGATTGAAGCAGAATTCAAAAAATATCACATTTCCTATCGTGTGTTTCGCTACGATGGATCTGATCACGGATTTTTCTGTGACCGTCGTGCCAGCTATAATCCTAAAGCTGCGGCTGATGCTTGGCAGCAAGTACAACAACTTTTTAGCCAACTGCTCTGA
- a CDS encoding alpha/beta fold hydrolase, with product MPYIRVRGVEHYYEWMKQPSDVVKPVMVFIHGWAGSSRYWRSTAEALLPEFDCLLYDMRGFGRSRGKPTITQAAESVVESQSTEEKTEAIAELSYELEEYAEDLAALLDGLQLQRVYINAHSMGASVATLFFNRYPERVEKGILTCSGIFEYDEKAFAAFYKFGGLVVKFRPKWLGKIPLADRMFMARFLHSPIPKSERQAFLQDFIDADYDAAIGTIFTSVSKAQAELMPHEFAKLTVPTLLVAGEYDIIIPAEMGRHAASLNDKVEFALIPNTAHFPMLEDPETYLARVKEFLNN from the coding sequence ATGCCTTATATCAGGGTTCGCGGAGTTGAGCATTATTACGAGTGGATGAAACAACCATCAGATGTGGTTAAGCCGGTGATGGTTTTCATTCATGGTTGGGCTGGTTCGTCTAGATATTGGCGCAGTACAGCCGAGGCTTTATTACCAGAATTTGACTGTTTGCTCTATGATATGCGCGGTTTTGGGCGTTCCCGTGGTAAACCCACTATTACCCAAGCTGCGGAGTCTGTAGTTGAGTCGCAGTCAACCGAGGAAAAAACTGAGGCTATTGCTGAGTTAAGTTATGAATTAGAAGAATACGCTGAAGATTTGGCAGCTTTGTTAGATGGGTTGCAGCTTCAACGTGTCTATATTAATGCTCATTCAATGGGCGCTTCCGTTGCTACTTTATTTTTTAACCGCTACCCCGAACGAGTGGAAAAGGGGATTTTAACTTGTAGCGGTATTTTTGAATATGACGAAAAAGCCTTTGCTGCTTTTTATAAATTTGGTGGACTAGTAGTTAAATTCCGTCCCAAGTGGTTAGGGAAAATACCCTTAGCTGACAGAATGTTTATGGCGAGATTTTTGCATAGTCCCATCCCCAAATCTGAGAGACAAGCGTTTTTACAAGATTTTATTGATGCTGATTATGATGCAGCAATAGGAACAATTTTTACTTCTGTGAGTAAGGCACAAGCGGAATTGATGCCCCATGAGTTTGCTAAGTTGACTGTACCCACGCTGTTGGTAGCGGGAGAATATGACATCATTATTCCGGCAGAAATGGGACGGCACGCAGCATCATTAAATGACAAAGTTGAGTTTGCTTTGATTCCTAATACTGCCCATTTTCCCATGTTGGAAGACCCAGAAACTTATTTAGCAAGAGTAAAAGAGTTTTTGAATAATTGA